The genomic stretch CCGCGGCTACGAGGCGATCGAGGAGAAGCTCGCTCAGCTCGGCGCCCGGATCCGCCGCGTGCGGGGCTGAGCACCGCCCCTGCCGGTACCCCTTGAGCCATACACATGAGCCACGGGCTCACCTTGGCGGTCTCGAAGGGCCGCATCCTCGCCGACCTCCTGCCGCTCCTTGCCGGGATGGGCATCGAGCCCGCCGAGGATCCAGAGACCTCGCGCAGCCTGATCATCCCGGCCCGTGGCGGGGCGTTGCGGCTCGTGATCGTGCGCGCCGCGGATGTCCCGACCTACGTGGAATACGGCGCCGCGGACCTCGGCGTGGTCGGCAAGGACGTGCTCCTGGAGTACCCGGGGGAAGGACTCTATGAGCCGCTCGACCTCGGTATCGCCCGATGTAGACTGGTGGTCGCGGGACCCGTGGGCGGCGCCGAATGCGCGGCCGGCCGGCTCAGGATCGCGACGAAATATGTCCGGACCACGCGCCGGTATTTCGCCGGAAAGGGGGATCAGGTCGAGGTGATCCGGCTCTACGGCTCCATGGAGCTGGCGCCGCTCGTGGGCTTGGCCGATCGGATCGTCGATCTGGTCGACACCGGAAATACGCTGCGCGCCAACGGGCTCGCCGTGCTCGAAACCATCGCCGGGATCAGCGCCCGGCTCATCGTCAACAAGGCCGCCATGAAAATGAAGAACCTGGAGGTCAAACGCATGCTCGCGACGTTTTCGCGCGCCGCGACGCAGGGCGCCCAACGATCATCAGAGTAAGGCGCCCCATGACGATCCAGCCGAATTCAGTTCTCAGATTGGACACCCGCGATCCGGGGTTTCCCGAGCGGTTCCGATCCCTCGTCGCCCACGAGGACACCGCCGACCTAGCCGTGCTGGCCACGGTCCAGGAGGTCATCGCCGCCATCCGCCAGTGCGGCGATGCGGCGCTCTGTGAATACACCCGGCGTTTCGACCGCCACGAGGTCGTTTCGGCCGCCGTGCTGGAGCTGCCGCACGAGCGGATCACGGCGGCCGTGAACGACTGCGATGCGCGCCTGCGCGAGGCCCTCTTGGCAGCCGCGGCGCGCATCCGGCGCTATCACGAGTATCAGAGGATCGAGCCTTGGAGCCTCCTGTTTGGCGTTTTGGCCGAGGGCTCCGGCGATCTCCTCGGCCAGCGGGTGACGCCCCTGGAACGGGTCGGGGTCTATGTCCCGGGGGGCAAG from Pseudomonadota bacterium encodes the following:
- the hisG gene encoding ATP phosphoribosyltransferase, yielding MSHGLTLAVSKGRILADLLPLLAGMGIEPAEDPETSRSLIIPARGGALRLVIVRAADVPTYVEYGAADLGVVGKDVLLEYPGEGLYEPLDLGIARCRLVVAGPVGGAECAAGRLRIATKYVRTTRRYFAGKGDQVEVIRLYGSMELAPLVGLADRIVDLVDTGNTLRANGLAVLETIAGISARLIVNKAAMKMKNLEVKRMLATFSRAATQGAQRSSE